A genomic stretch from Bos javanicus breed banteng chromosome 3, ARS-OSU_banteng_1.0, whole genome shotgun sequence includes:
- the LOC133245123 gene encoding cytochrome P450 2J2-like, producing MLEALGSLAAALWAALRPGTVLLGAVVFLFLDDFLKRRRPKNYPPGPPPLPFVGNFFQLDFDKAHLSLQRFVKKYGNVFSIDFGIFHSVLITGLPLIKEALVHQDQNFANRPLIPIEKRIFNNKGLIMSNGHVWKEQRRFALTTLRNFGLGKKSLEERIQEEAAYLIQEIGEENGQPFDPHFTINNAVSNIICSITFGERFDYQDDQFRELLRLFDEVMHLRTSTCCQLYNIFPRIMSFLPGPQHALFSKWEKLKMFIAGVIENHKRDWNPAEARDFIDAYLQEIEKHKGNATSCFHEENLIYNTLDLFFAGTETTSTTLRWGLLYMALYPEIQEKVQAEIDRVLGQSQKPSMAARESMPYTNAVIHEVLRMGNILPLNVPREVAVDTTLAGYHLPKGTMVTTNLTALHRDPAEWATPDTFNPEHFLENGQFKKRESFLPFSIGKRMCLGEQLARTELFIFFTSLLQKFTFRPPENEKLSLKFRMSMTLSPLSHRLCAIPRA from the exons ATGTTGGAGGCGTTGGGCTCCCTGGCGGCTGCCCTCTGGGCCGCGCTCCGTCCTGGCACTGTCCTGCTGGGGGCCgttgtctttcttttcttagaCGATTTTCTCAAAAGGCGTCGACCAAAGAACTACCCGCCAgggcccccgcccctgcccttcGTAGGCAACTTCTTCCAACTGGATTTCGACAAGGCGCACCTGTCGCTTCAGCGG TTCGTGAAGAAATATGGAAATGTTTTTAGCATCGATTTTGGTATATTTCATTCCGTTCTTATAACTGGATTGCCCTTAATCAAAGAAGCCCTTGTCCACCAAGACCAAAACTTTGCCAACCGCCCCTTGATCCCTATTGAAAAACGTATCTTTAACAATAAAG GATTGATCATGTCCAATGGCCATGTGTGGAAAGAACAAAGAAGATTTGCCCTGACAACTCTGAGGAACTTTGGTTTAGGAAAGAAGAGCTTAGAGGAACGCATTCAGGAAGAGGCTGCCTACCTCATCCAGGAAATAGGAGAGGAGAACG gaCAGCCTTTCGACCCTCACTTCACAATCAACAATGCCGTTTCCAATATTATTTGCTCCATCACCTTTGGGGAGCGGTTTGACTACCAGGATGATCAGTTCCGGGAGCTACTGAGGCTGTTCGATGAGGTGATGCATCTGAGGACATCAACGTGCTGCCAG CTCTACAATATCTTTCCAAGGATAATGAGTTTCCTTCCGGGTCCCCAGCATGCACTCTTTAGTAAATGGGAGAAACTGAAAATGTTTATTGCTGGTGTGATTGAAAACCACAAGAGAGACTGGAATCCTGCAGAAGCAAGAGACTTCATTGATGCTTATCTGCAGGAAATAGAAAAG CATAAGGGCAATGCTACTTCATGTTTCCATGAAGAAAACCTTATCTATAATACCCTGGACCTCTTCTTTGCTGGAACAGAGACAACTTCAACCACCTTGCGGTGGGGACTGCTCTACATGGCCTTGTATCCTGAAATCCAAG AAAAAGTCCAAGCTGAGATTGATAGGGTGCTTGGCCAATCTCAGAAACCAAGCATGGCCGCGCGAGAGTCCATGCCCTACACCAACGCTGTCATCCACGAGGTGCTGAGAATGGGAAACATCCTCCCTCTGAACGTGCCCCGGGAGGTGGCAGTGGACACCACCCTGGCTGGATACCACCTGCCCAAG ggcaccatGGTCACGACCAACCTGACTGCACTGCACAGGGACCCTGCAGAGTGGGCCACCCCTGACACATTCAATCCAGAGCATTTTCTGGAGAATGGGCAGTTTAAAAAAAGGGAATCCTTTCTGCCTTTTTCAATAG ggAAGCGGATGTGCCTTGGAGAACAGTTGGCCAGGActgagttgtttattttctttacttcacTTCTGCAAAAATTTACTTTCAGGCCTCCAGAGAATGAGAAGCTGAGCCTGAAGTTCAGAATGAGCATGACCCTCTCCCCACTCAGCCACCGCCTCTGTGCTATTCCTAGGGCGTGA